One segment of Pseudobythopirellula maris DNA contains the following:
- a CDS encoding carboxypeptidase-like regulatory domain-containing protein → MGPEAPLHRRSKRTRALTWAAVAACLLGGLVAVGLLLGPAPDVSLVAGWTSHLRTPLVDDNLAAAGDRDALASGDYFAHDTFHLDRSLSAELLRSALATEAVENSAARVVYVSGYATRDAKGAVVLMTKEFMPLKAEGGLPLAELLQQLRDSGPPTLLVLDLSFGVVNGQHALLPCGVGEEIHAMLQRESRPDLVTLVGCSPGESVSNLAGAGRSTFGYFFEAGLAGAADGYNPSALTDSRVSARELAAYVCDRVKTWTRRYGPAAQTPRAVALDDVDFVVTACRRAPHGAAPVPAAEEYPVWLREAWDRRDAWLAAGANHTMPRLLKRYEADVLDAERRWRSGADSSAMNKLMASNARSLIQEQEDAQRLLEPDATVSLARWELAVGPAPAELTAAWRAALEAPAPPAPAVSEALVALRTAADKAAPEANASAAVAALMQSDGDFTAQLAMTHAELSRGAPEPRFVETDTIARLAELLSTDHDLPATLLREVVHATLLREKVWADAKTMAWVAGSLARADRQRRTALAMLLSPGFASRDQSQQLCETATHIYHGVENCQSRLRAALSLRDRAMRVLPLIAPQVRLHASLRNDWAEAAALTEGLADAIDALPRDATLAELDGNVEAIRGLGLHLESLLRSLLKGASNRSTDALAESLRQGLTDQLPSAEALLATPLLGAAQRERLCLAACAAAAAQAEPLQDFAEQNSKTILVTAARDSFKFAAPTGGDATTVSGPNDSVAEARFTAAVLRLAGFQTTDLDAPIEQAAANPTPESLQALLAALRAQVQDAFARISAKPDPTLAERACRVLPAECFSNLLDARLASPTLLAELDERAAARKLNAGRLLAESRDLIGSIRLAEAAQSLDDSVVATLPRVVDDKPTGSKPLELTSLSEHQTTESLTFQVQCEKGADLAVDVLQPTNLLRVEKKLTPHESGAEVELKFRVRDDATYAQLAATYGVLLRLAEGDHVRHLPLPIPAIAAVSPVEVSVEYAGVRRALSKGLVLPPTAASEPLRLFVKNRTDGPLGLEARVQAGALYTASLSLKAKGEAPLKLAAPAAAAPATGPAAVAANDPVALSSIRVAIVDTATNHTVYKQSARPTIAEPTGYIRVLGARVTPDESGVPVARLRLERLPGAPDPLRVEAAFVAVPAGEVPLVAGGELATILTAKRGQATLQASLSPPVGGDPTLRGALSINGVSRSMVWEGDTPAFGGSAELTPRFRPIVDIAVPEMLAAGDVLNYSVDASPVGADCSLQVALLRAGSAGGIVRERSFATARARRLEMGAQLVEGALPLRTVIGPQADAFETTGLAGRYTLVAAVFDERGAEIARSTRKVVIDADPAGLATLSLPTKPAVGGAPLAVTVDAQDDLSGVGQVRLYVGVPVGGAPPKGAAIVPAVADPHNPSQWVAAVPMPEGTPGASLTAEVTNGVGLVRNIVQSVELLSAEAASMGKIAGMVTEGARPQPGLAVELRDPEQKPVAEAQTDAEGRFSFDAVKPGKYLLWSVKHQSQRVGSVGVDVEAAATTSAAVELSL, encoded by the coding sequence ATGGGCCCCGAAGCCCCGCTGCACCGCCGATCAAAACGGACCCGCGCCCTGACCTGGGCCGCCGTGGCCGCCTGCCTTCTGGGCGGCCTGGTGGCGGTCGGCTTGCTGCTCGGACCGGCGCCCGACGTGTCGCTCGTGGCGGGCTGGACTAGCCATTTGCGAACGCCGCTGGTGGACGATAACTTGGCCGCCGCTGGCGACCGCGACGCGCTCGCCAGCGGCGACTACTTCGCCCACGACACGTTCCACCTCGATCGCAGCCTGTCGGCCGAGCTGCTCCGCAGCGCGCTCGCGACCGAGGCGGTCGAGAACTCGGCGGCTCGGGTGGTCTATGTCTCCGGTTACGCCACGCGCGACGCCAAGGGCGCCGTGGTGCTGATGACCAAGGAATTCATGCCACTCAAGGCCGAGGGAGGGCTGCCGCTCGCCGAGCTGCTGCAACAACTCCGCGACAGCGGGCCCCCCACCTTGCTGGTGCTCGATCTCTCGTTCGGCGTGGTGAACGGCCAGCACGCCTTGCTGCCTTGCGGCGTGGGCGAGGAGATCCACGCCATGCTGCAACGCGAGTCGCGGCCGGACTTGGTCACGCTCGTCGGTTGCTCACCGGGCGAGTCGGTTTCGAATCTTGCCGGCGCCGGTCGCTCGACGTTTGGCTACTTTTTTGAAGCGGGACTCGCCGGCGCCGCCGACGGCTACAACCCGTCGGCCCTGACCGACAGTCGGGTCTCGGCCCGCGAGTTGGCCGCCTACGTTTGCGACCGCGTGAAGACTTGGACCCGGCGTTACGGCCCCGCGGCGCAAACGCCGCGCGCGGTGGCGCTCGACGACGTCGACTTTGTAGTCACCGCCTGCCGGCGGGCTCCGCACGGCGCCGCGCCCGTTCCCGCCGCCGAGGAATACCCCGTCTGGCTGCGTGAGGCATGGGATCGCCGCGACGCCTGGCTAGCTGCTGGCGCCAATCACACGATGCCGCGTTTGCTCAAGCGGTACGAGGCGGACGTGCTCGACGCGGAGCGTCGCTGGCGCAGCGGCGCCGATTCGTCGGCGATGAACAAGTTGATGGCCAGCAACGCCCGCTCGCTGATCCAAGAGCAGGAAGACGCCCAGCGGTTGCTCGAGCCCGACGCCACGGTCTCGCTAGCTCGCTGGGAGCTAGCCGTGGGGCCGGCGCCGGCGGAGCTGACCGCCGCTTGGCGGGCGGCGCTCGAAGCCCCCGCGCCTCCCGCACCGGCGGTTTCTGAGGCGCTGGTCGCCCTCCGCACGGCGGCCGACAAGGCGGCGCCCGAGGCCAACGCCTCGGCAGCGGTGGCGGCGCTGATGCAATCGGATGGCGACTTCACGGCCCAACTGGCCATGACGCACGCGGAGCTCAGCCGCGGCGCCCCCGAGCCGCGATTCGTCGAGACCGATACGATCGCTCGCCTCGCGGAACTGCTGAGCACCGACCACGATCTGCCCGCCACACTGCTGCGTGAAGTTGTTCACGCCACGCTGCTCCGTGAGAAGGTTTGGGCCGACGCGAAAACGATGGCCTGGGTCGCCGGCAGCCTCGCCCGAGCCGATCGCCAAAGGCGGACCGCCTTGGCGATGCTCCTCTCGCCGGGGTTCGCTTCGCGCGATCAATCGCAACAGCTCTGCGAGACCGCCACGCACATCTACCACGGCGTCGAGAACTGTCAGAGCCGGCTGCGTGCGGCGTTGTCGCTGCGTGACCGCGCGATGCGCGTGCTGCCCTTAATCGCGCCTCAGGTGCGTCTGCACGCTTCGTTGCGAAACGACTGGGCCGAGGCGGCCGCGTTGACGGAAGGACTCGCCGACGCGATCGACGCACTCCCCCGGGATGCGACACTCGCTGAGCTCGACGGAAACGTCGAAGCGATCCGGGGCCTCGGCCTGCACCTCGAGTCGCTGCTGCGATCGCTGCTCAAGGGCGCCAGCAACCGTTCGACCGACGCGCTCGCCGAGAGCCTTCGCCAGGGTCTAACCGATCAGCTGCCCTCGGCTGAGGCGCTGCTCGCGACGCCGCTGCTAGGCGCGGCGCAGCGGGAGAGGCTCTGCCTGGCGGCGTGCGCCGCCGCGGCGGCCCAGGCCGAGCCGCTGCAAGACTTTGCCGAGCAGAACAGCAAGACGATCTTAGTCACTGCGGCACGCGACAGCTTCAAATTCGCGGCGCCCACGGGGGGAGACGCCACTACCGTAAGCGGACCGAACGATAGCGTGGCCGAAGCGCGTTTCACCGCGGCGGTACTGCGGCTCGCCGGGTTCCAGACAACCGACCTCGATGCCCCGATCGAGCAAGCCGCTGCAAATCCCACCCCCGAATCTCTGCAGGCCTTGCTAGCCGCGCTCCGGGCGCAGGTTCAGGACGCGTTCGCCCGAATCTCTGCCAAACCGGACCCCACGCTCGCCGAGCGCGCCTGCCGAGTGTTGCCCGCCGAGTGCTTCAGCAACCTGCTTGACGCCCGCCTCGCTTCGCCCACCTTGCTCGCCGAGCTCGATGAACGCGCTGCGGCCCGCAAGCTCAACGCGGGACGCCTGCTGGCCGAATCGCGCGACTTGATCGGATCGATCAGGTTGGCCGAGGCGGCTCAATCGCTCGACGACTCGGTCGTAGCGACGTTGCCCCGGGTTGTCGATGACAAACCGACGGGTTCAAAACCTCTGGAGCTAACGAGCCTGTCGGAGCATCAGACGACCGAGTCACTCACTTTCCAGGTGCAGTGCGAGAAGGGCGCTGATCTCGCGGTGGACGTGTTGCAGCCAACCAACTTGCTGCGGGTCGAAAAGAAGTTGACGCCCCATGAGAGCGGCGCGGAGGTTGAGCTTAAGTTCCGCGTCCGCGACGACGCGACTTACGCGCAATTGGCGGCGACTTACGGCGTGTTGCTGCGGCTGGCTGAGGGCGACCATGTGCGTCACCTCCCCTTGCCGATCCCGGCCATCGCCGCCGTGAGCCCGGTCGAAGTGTCCGTCGAGTACGCCGGCGTGCGGCGTGCGCTGAGCAAAGGGCTCGTGCTACCGCCGACCGCCGCTAGCGAACCGCTCCGCTTGTTCGTCAAGAACCGCACCGACGGGCCGCTCGGGCTGGAGGCCAGGGTGCAAGCGGGAGCTCTCTACACGGCGTCGCTGTCGCTAAAGGCCAAGGGCGAGGCGCCACTGAAATTGGCCGCGCCGGCGGCCGCGGCTCCGGCCACGGGTCCAGCCGCTGTGGCGGCCAACGATCCGGTAGCGCTCAGCAGCATCCGGGTCGCTATCGTCGACACCGCCACCAATCACACGGTTTACAAACAATCGGCGCGTCCCACGATCGCCGAGCCGACCGGTTACATCCGCGTGCTCGGCGCCCGTGTCACGCCCGACGAGTCGGGCGTGCCGGTGGCTCGGTTGCGGCTCGAGCGTTTGCCGGGCGCGCCCGATCCTTTGCGGGTCGAGGCGGCGTTCGTCGCCGTTCCGGCTGGCGAGGTCCCGTTGGTCGCCGGCGGCGAACTGGCGACAATCCTGACCGCAAAGCGGGGCCAGGCCACGCTGCAAGCTTCGCTCTCTCCGCCGGTTGGGGGTGATCCGACGCTGCGCGGCGCGCTCTCCATCAACGGCGTAAGCCGGTCGATGGTTTGGGAAGGGGACACCCCCGCGTTCGGCGGCTCGGCCGAGCTGACCCCACGCTTCAGGCCGATCGTCGACATTGCGGTCCCCGAGATGCTCGCCGCTGGCGATGTGCTGAACTACTCCGTCGATGCGTCGCCGGTCGGTGCGGATTGCTCGCTGCAAGTCGCGTTGCTCCGGGCTGGCTCTGCGGGCGGCATCGTGCGTGAGAGAAGCTTCGCAACGGCCCGCGCGAGGCGCCTTGAGATGGGCGCCCAACTCGTCGAGGGCGCCTTGCCGTTACGCACCGTCATAGGTCCGCAAGCCGACGCGTTTGAAACGACTGGGTTGGCGGGAAGATACACGTTGGTCGCTGCGGTCTTTGACGAACGGGGCGCCGAGATCGCCCGCTCCACACGCAAAGTAGTCATCGACGCCGATCCCGCGGGGCTGGCGACACTGTCGCTGCCAACAAAACCGGCGGTCGGCGGCGCTCCGCTCGCCGTGACGGTCGACGCACAGGACGACTTATCCGGCGTCGGGCAGGTGCGACTCTATGTTGGCGTGCCGGTGGGCGGGGCGCCGCCGAAGGGCGCCGCGATCGTGCCGGCCGTTGCCGATCCGCACAACCCGAGCCAGTGGGTCGCCGCCGTGCCGATGCCCGAGGGGACGCCCGGCGCGTCGCTCACCGCCGAGGTGACCAACGGTGTAGGGCTCGTGCGGAACATCGTGCAGAGCGTTGAACTGCTCAGCGCCGAAGCGGCGTCGATGGGTAAGATCGCCGGCATGGTGACCGAGGGCGCCCGCCCGCAGCCAGGCCTGGCGGTTGAACTCCGCGACCCGGAGCAGAAACCTGTCGCCGAGGCCCAGACCGACGCCGAGGGCCGCTTCAGCTTCGACGCCGTCAAACCGGGCAAGTACCTGCTGTGGAGCGTCAAGCACCAGTCGCAGCGGGTCGGCTCGGTAGGCGTTGATGTTGAAGCGGCGGCCACGACCAGCGCGGCGGTCGAGCTGTCGCTCTGA